The Lachnospiraceae bacterium KM106-2 nucleotide sequence TTAAGAAGATAAATCCAAAAGGTAAGGCTGACCGATGAAAACAACGTTGTCAGTACAATAATACTAGATGTTAGTATTTCATCATTGTCCATACTCTGAGCCATCACGTAACAACTAGCGGTGGTTGGCGAACCAAGCATGATCAAGAGTGCAATCAGCTTTTGATCTTGAAATCCCATCCACACCGCAATTGGTAAAAACAATGCGGGTAACAAAATAAGTTTAATGAATGAAGCCACAACTGTTGGCTTCATTTTATTTAGTGCCTCTTTTCCCTTAAATCCAATTCCAATCCCGATCAAGGCTAAAGGAGATGCCATATCTGCAAAATAAGATACTGTCTTTTTTATAATAAAAGGCATCGGCTCATATAAATGAAAAGCAGATAATACTAATCCTAACATGATCGCAATAATAATGGGATTCTTAATTATATTCTTAAAAGCATCTCCTAATCCTGCTTTTTTCTTATTAGTCGCTCCAAACGTAAGCACAATAATAGAATAGATATTATAAAGAGGAACCGCTCCAATGATCATTAAAGGCGCCATTCCTGATGTTCCATACATATTCTTTATAAATGCAATTCCAAGAATTGCTGCACTACCTCGAAAAGATGCTTGCACAAATGCTCCAGTTATCTCTTTCTTCAAAACGCATCTAGCGATCGCCCAGATAGAGAAGAAGCTAACTGTGGTAACTCCCATGCAGAATAAAATATATCTGCCATCAAATACTTTCTGTATCTCTACTGAGGCAATATCTGATACGAGCAATAGTGGTAATGTAACCTTGAAATTAAATTGATTTAATATCTTCCCAAATTTCTCTGATAACATACCTTGCTGCTTTAAAAAATAGCCGATCAGAATTACTAAAAATACGGGGATCGTAGCATTTACACTAAACATAAAATTAGTCATTTGCATCACCTATGTACTGCAGAGGCTAAAATCCCTCTGCCCTTCTTGTTTTTCTAAACTCATTACGCTTAATTGCGCCTTCCCATTCAGCCTTTTCAGCTTCCGTCTTTATCTCCAGTCTTGGAACACGCACTGGTTTATCATTCTCATCTAATGCAACCATCACTAAATAAGCACGATTAATAGGACGTCTCATTCCTGCGAAATCCTCTACATATGTGTCAACACGCACTTCCATTGATGTATTTCCAACATATGTGATCTTACCACGAAGAACAACTGTCTCATCGAGATGTGCGCCTGCCTTAAACTGCAGATTATCTACTGCTGCTGTGATCACGTTACAACCGGCATGTCTTCTTGCAACTACACCTGCCACAACATCGATCCATTCCATTAGCTGACCGCCAAATAAGCGGCCTGCTCCATTAATATGCCTTGGCATTAAGAGCTGTACGTGCTCTGTTAGAGAATCTTCAGTACTTTTTAAAATTTCCATCTTTATACCTACCTATTATTTCTTATAACTAATAAAAGAGATTATAAACCGTTCTTGTGATAAAATAAAGTCTTTACCAAGAACATAATTTATAATCTCTTCTACTATAATGAATTATACTCCCCAGTGCAATTCATTTATTCTTATGGACCAAGCCTCATGAAAACGCTTGTCTAAAAAAATTAATTTTTAACTATGCAAACATCTTAACACCAAATAAAAAAGAATACACCACACTAAAGTGTAGTTTTTTTGTATTATTTTATCGTATTTCCATTATTTTTCTAATAAATAGAAAATTTAGTCTTTCTCTATATTATCGCAACATATCTTACGTTCATAATTCATTATTTTCAACTTCTTTTGATAATATGTAATCTTTTTTCTAACGTCTTTCTTTACTGCTCTATACTCAGCCTCACTAACAACACCTTTCACACGATCCATAAATGTTATAAAATAACTCTTTTCCAAATCATTGATGTTTTGTTGTATCCCCCTTTGGATGCGCTCGATCTTAGACTTTCTCTCTAGCCAATAATCACGATCCTGTTCTTCTCCTGTTAAACAACTTGGTCTATTATTACCTAACATTACAACACCACCTTTAGGAGAATGAAACAATCACTTCTCACTATATCAAAATAGTATATTCAAGATAGTTTAGCTTTAGAACATTATAATTAATAAAAAACAGAAAGAGTCTGGCAAGCCAAACTCTTTCTTCTTGTATTTTTATCTTAAATTTAAGATTCTCTCTACTTCTTTCTGCATATCTTTATGATCACAAACCGTATCATGCAGAACTGGTGCAGTTCGAATATCTTCGATTGCCTGTGGTACTTTTGTTTTAGCAATCTTGCTTAATTCATCAACTAGCTCAAAGTCTGTTTTTTCATCATAATTTTGATCAATTGCGTTCATTACACTTCTTGTAAACTTATATGGACTTGCAGTTGATGCAATGATCGTTGGTGTTGCATCTTTTGTCTTTGTTTTATAATCATTATACACACTTGCTGCTACAGCTGTATGGGTATCGATTACATAACCTGTTTTCTTATATAAGGAATGAATGGTGAATGCTGTCTGCTCTTCAGTTGCAAATCCACCAACGAAATCAGATAGTTTAGCTTTCATTTCATCCGTTATCTGATATACACCTTTTGTCTTAAGCTGATTCATCAATTCCATGTTTTTGCTAGCATCTTCACCTGATATCTTATAGATTAAACGCTCTAAATTACTAGAAATCAATATATCCATGGATGGTGAAGAAGTTAGGATAAATTCACGATTTCTATCATAGGTTCCTGTTTGGAAGAAATCGAATAAAACTTTATTATCATTGGATGCACAAATTAATTTATTGATTGGTACACCCATATTCTTAGCAAAGTAAGCTGCTAATATATTTCCAAAGTTACCGGTTGGAACCACAACATTAATCGGATCATTTAATTTAATCGTTCCATTCTTCAAAAGTCTAGTATATGCATATACATAATAGACAACTTGTGGTACAAGTCTTCCGATATTAATAGAGTTAGCAGATGAGAATTGATATCCTTTTTGATCCATTACCTTTGCCAATTCTTTATTACCAAACATCGCTTTAACGCCGCTCTGTGCGTCATCAAAGTTGCCTTTAATTCCAATAACATATGTATTATTGCCTCTTTGTGTAACCATCTGCTTTTCCTGAATTGGACTTACTCCATCCTTTGGATAAAAGACTATGATCTTAGTGCCTTCCACATCGGCAAATCCTGCAAGTGCCGCCTTACCAGTATCACCTGAGGTAGCTGTTAAGATTACAATATCGTTTTTCACTTTATTTTTCTTAGCTGCCGTTGTAAGTAGATAAGGTAGTATTGATAATGCCATATCTTTAAATGCAATTGTAGATCCATGAAACAATTCCAGATAGTACGCTCCATCAGCTTTTACGATAGGAGCAATCTCCTTTGTATCGAATTTGGAATCATATGCCTTAGTAATACAACTCTTGAGTTCTTCCTCAGTAAAATCTGTGAGAAATTGTTTCATCACCTCATATGCAACTTCTTGATATGATAAATTGGATAACTGCTCAAGTGGCACATCTAACGAAGGGATATTTTCCGGAACAAACAAGCCACCGTCTGAAGCTAAGCCCTTAAGAATCGCCTGAGATGCAGTGACTGTCTCGTTGTTACTTCTAGTACTGTTGTATAAAAGATTCATTTCCTTCATTCCTTCTCTATGTAATTTTTTTGTATTATAACATTTTTACCAATAGGATACAAGGATTTTCTGGAAAAGATTGCATAGTCTGTTTTTTCTAACTATCTATAAAATGTATGACCACCGTGTGTAAAAAGTCTCTGCAAACTGCGGTCAAACCATCCTAAGTTACTTCTTGCTGCAACTTTTCTTGCAACAAAGAATAATGCACCTGAAGAATAGTTCTCTCCTTTTAAAACTCTGCTTACTGCTTTCTTCGTTTCTTTCGATACCTTTACTCGATAGATACTTCCATTTTGTACTGGCGAGAACTGATAAGTTCCTCCGCTATGCTGAAAAACAATAGCTTTCACAGTATTCGGAAAACGACTACTTCTAATTCTATTAATTACTACATTGGCAACAAGCATCTTACCTTTGATATCCTGGTTACCTGCCTCTGCCTGTACGATTCTTTCTAATACTTTACGTTCTGAACTGCAAAGATCCATTTTATAACGATCTAATGCTGCTTTACGAGCTCTTTCCCTTCTTTGTTTCTCTTCTTTGGCCTTAATCTGATTAATTCGTGAAGTCTCTGCTTCTTCTCTCTCTTCCGTCGTCTTACGCTCATATTCTTCCTGTTTATTCTCTTGGTCGGAAGCCTTTTCCTCATTGACCTTATTTACAGTATCCGAGAAAGTCTTAGTAATTTGCTTTACTGGACGACCGATAGGAATCTCTGCCAAATGATTCTCCTTTGTTCCTTCCACTTCTTTATCATTCGTCTTGTTCTCTGTCTTGGTCTTACTTCCTTCTCCTATGATCCTGCCTGCTCGAATTGTCTTAGCTTGAACGACCACCTCACCCCTTGCAATGGAATTAACAGCATCTACGTTCATAAGAAGGAATGCAGAACTGATACAATATGCCATAGTAATGTAACAAGCTTTTTTATATTCTGTAACAATTCTTAACAATTTTGTCTTAGACCAACAAAGAAATAAGCGAATGTTTTTCATAAATATGAACTCCTTTTCTTTGTTTATATTTTACAGAAATTATAACAAATTGTAAACGAGTGTCAATACGGAATGGAAATATTTAGAAATAGTGTATCGTTTTAGTTTTCTTCTCAAAAATAGAACCGGAACTTCTTACAAAAATTGTAAATTTATTATTGCATTTGTTATGCACTTTTACTGCCAAATGATTACTAAATTGTTACGGATATGTTACATTTTAATTACGACACAAACTTTGCTCACTTGTATAAAACCAATTTATTTCAACATAATTTACCAGTAAATAAGATATTATTTACATTTTATTGTCGATTTAATTATGATATACTGAAATCAATATGGAACAAAAGAGGGTTATCAATGAATTTACTACCAGGAGTATATACTGCAACAACAAAAAAGGGTGAATTATATTATCGCTCTTCTATTACTATCAACCGAAAGCATATCAGTCTCGGCAGCTATCCAACTGAGGAAATCGCACATCAGGCTTATCTTGATGCTGGTCATATCTATTATGACTCAGCCCTTTCGATCCCTGATTATGCCAACGCGGACACGCCTCTTGATTTTATAAAGTGGGTTGCTTTGATCAATTATCGTGATAATGGCATTTACATAAAGACACCTATTTATCTAAAGAAGCAATTTTTCTTTTACTATCTATCAGAAAAACAAGTTCTAAAGTTTGATACGGATGATCTTTTCTATTATTCTGCTCATAAGATCATGCAGCGAGGTGGACATCTCTTTGTATCAGAATATGGGATGCAGGTAAATATTCTAAATCGTTATGGGATTAAGAATTATGCCGTAGCTGGGAAGGACTACTGTTTTGCTAATCAAGATAGCAATGATTTTCGCTACCATAATATTGAAGTAACCAATCGTTATCATGGTGTTGCTAGGTACATAGATAAAGGACGTTTTCGCTATATTGCAAAAATAATCATAAATGGTAGTTACATTATCGGTCGTTATTCTTCCGAGGAGGAAGCTGCCATCGCTTATAACAAAGCTGCCGCCTTGCTAAAAGAAAAGGGAGCTCCCCGTAATTATCCTGAAAACTATATTGAACATATTGATGCGATCGAATATGCTGCACTCTACAATCGAATTCGAATCTCAAAAAAAATAAGAGACTACTCATTTGAGTAGTCTCTTTAACTTATCGACAAAGTAGACATTAGGAACGCAACAGTGATTGTTTATTATGTTTCACTACATTTTAACGGATCAATTCTTCGATTAGCTAAATGGAGCATCCATATCATCACCACCGCCTGCAGAAGGATACTAATAAGAATCCAGTGGCTGCTTACCCATTCAGGACAAGTTCCCATCTCTTTTAATACACTAATGAAGCTTGCATAGCTTCCAAACTGGTTCGTTAACATAGCTACGAACGTCAGGATCGGATTTAACAATAATAATAGAATGAGTTCTCCTGCACCTCTTGCTACATCATTCTTTATGCTATTAACCGAGAACACCGCATAGACAAAAAAGAAACTTCCTACCGTCAAGGCTATCGTCGTAAAATAAGTACTTACAATGGCATTTATGGTCTTCTTAATCCGAGTTGAATAATAAATACCAAAGCTTCCTATGAATGCTGCTAAAAAGACAAAATACAAGATCAGCTCTAATAGATCCTTAGGCGTAATTCCTCCGATCGTAAATACTACCGCTGCAAAAGGGGCGCTCGAAATGATCAGCAATAAAAGTACACTGATAGAAGAGAGCAATTTTCCAACGATGATCTTATACGGTTGTAATGTGCTCGCAAGAAGCATATCAAAGGTCTGCTTCTCTCTCTCCATTGAAATGGCCCCTCCGGTAGATGCAGGCACGATCAATAAGATCAATACAAATTCAACGATCGCTAATATCACATAGATCTGAAGAATACTAGAAACCGATGTTACTGATACCTGCGTTGACAGATCTAATAATAAATAGTAGACAAACATTGTAATGATCGCGATGATAGAATTAAATGCCAGCAATTTAAATACAATTCGTCGACTTCGCATGGTCAACATTAATTCTTTTTTATAGACCGGATTCATTTTCATACTCTGTCATCCCTCCCATATCATCCTCCGTAATCTTCATAAATAAGGACTCTAAGTTTCCTTCTTCTCTTGCATAATAATTTACTTTCGCACCTGTTGCTATGATGGATGTAAGAAGCTCAGCCTCTTCCTCTTCCTTTCCTGCAAAAGTCAGAAAGACACTGTTTTCTAAGATAGATACACTCTCAACATATCGATTTCGTTTTATCACTTGCATCGCACGTTGTCTGTCTCCAGTAAAACGAATCACAAGTGGATTGCTCATATTATAGTTATCCATGATCTCTGTGACACTTCCACTAATGATCATTCTTCCTTCTTCTACAATTCCTATATTATTACACAATTCAGCTAGCTCAGGTAAAATGTGTGAGCTAATCAAAATTGTTCTTCCTTTATCCCTTAAATTCTTTAATATATCCTTCATTTCGATTCGAGCTCGTGGATCCATTCCAGATGCTGGTTCATCTAGTACAAGAATCTCAGGATCATGAACCATGGTTCTTGCAAGGCAAAGTCTCTGTTTCATTCCTCTGCTTAATTCATCCACATAGCAGTTCCTTTTATCTTTCAAATTCACCAATTCGATCAGTTCTTCACATAATTTACGTGCATTTACTCCGTCAATTCCATATAGAGATGCATAGAACTCCATATACTCTAAAACCTTTAGATTATCATATACTCCGAAGAAGTCTGGCATATATCCGATCTTAGACTTCAACTCATTCATATTGTGGATCATACTCTCTCCATCTAATAAGATATCACCAGTATCTGCACGTAATAATCCACTGATGATCTTCATTGTTGTGGTCTTACCCGCTCCATTCGGTCCAACAAACCCATAGATGGTATTATCCGGAATGATAAAATCCATTCCTTTAAGTGCTAAGAAGTCACCATAGCTTTTATAAAGATTTTTAACTTCAAGCATTAGTACTCTCCTCCTTGCACATCTACCTCAATCGGAATATTTACTAGATTAATGCCATCTGCATGCATTCCTGTAGACTTCACTAATTCATTATCAGATTTCATGATTCCCATAAGATAACATCTTCCATATGTTAAATTGGTATATAGATTAATACACTCATTATATAGTAAACTAATCACTCTTCGCTTTTTCTCTGAAGTATTTGCACATAACTTTTTCAACACTCCATCTAATTCATTTGCCTTATTAATATAGTTAAACGAATCTAATTTGTTGATCGTAAGCTCTGAACCATTTTTTAGTGTTCCGATCTGATAAAACTGATCATTTAGAATCAATACACAGTTCTCCAAATCTATTCCAAGATTATTCTGTATTTTTCCTGTATACTGTGTTCTTCTCTGGGTGATTTCTGTCTGTAATTCTCCTGCTAACTTACTTTGATAATCAGCCTGAAAACTAATAGAAGAAAGTGCTGGATACTCGCTCAATGTCATACTCGAGTTCTTTCCCATATTGATTTTTGCATTTGCTTCCATACTAAACGCACTGCTGTAATAACTTAAATCTGCAATTTTGGTCAAATTATATCCGTCTTTAAATGGAATAACATAATCATCATTAAATGGAGTTAATATATTAAATCTTAGGTTCTGTTCTGACTGATCTCCTGAAATCGTCATATAATTTACATAGGTTAATTGTGGTGTCTTGATCCTTGTGTGATACCCCACAATATAGATCAATACTGTAAATAAAAGAGAAATAGCAGGAACCATTATCCACATATACTCTCTCTTATCTTTTTTCTTCAAGA carries:
- a CDS encoding ABC transporter, ATP-binding protein, with translation MLEVKNLYKSYGDFLALKGMDFIIPDNTIYGFVGPNGAGKTTTMKIISGLLRADTGDILLDGESMIHNMNELKSKIGYMPDFFGVYDNLKVLEYMEFYASLYGIDGVNARKLCEELIELVNLKDKRNCYVDELSRGMKQRLCLARTMVHDPEILVLDEPASGMDPRARIEMKDILKNLRDKGRTILISSHILPELAELCNNIGIVEEGRMIISGSVTEIMDNYNMSNPLVIRFTGDRQRAMQVIKRNRYVESVSILENSVFLTFAGKEEEEAELLTSIIATGAKVNYYAREEGNLESLFMKITEDDMGGMTEYENESGL
- a CDS encoding acyl-CoA hydrolase, with the protein product MEILKSTEDSLTEHVQLLMPRHINGAGRLFGGQLMEWIDVVAGVVARRHAGCNVITAAVDNLQFKAGAHLDETVVLRGKITYVGNTSMEVRVDTYVEDFAGMRRPINRAYLVMVALDENDKPVRVPRLEIKTEAEKAEWEGAIKRNEFRKTRRAEGF
- a CDS encoding spore cortex-lytic enzyme → MKNIRLFLCWSKTKLLRIVTEYKKACYITMAYCISSAFLLMNVDAVNSIARGEVVVQAKTIRAGRIIGEGSKTKTENKTNDKEVEGTKENHLAEIPIGRPVKQITKTFSDTVNKVNEEKASDQENKQEEYERKTTEEREEAETSRINQIKAKEEKQRRERARKAALDRYKMDLCSSERKVLERIVQAEAGNQDIKGKMLVANVVINRIRSSRFPNTVKAIVFQHSGGTYQFSPVQNGSIYRVKVSKETKKAVSRVLKGENYSSGALFFVARKVAARSNLGWFDRSLQRLFTHGGHTFYR
- a CDS encoding transporter, producing MTNFMFSVNATIPVFLVILIGYFLKQQGMLSEKFGKILNQFNFKVTLPLLLVSDIASVEIQKVFDGRYILFCMGVTTVSFFSIWAIARCVLKKEITGAFVQASFRGSAAILGIAFIKNMYGTSGMAPLMIIGAVPLYNIYSIIVLTFGATNKKKAGLGDAFKNIIKNPIIIAIMLGLVLSAFHLYEPMPFIIKKTVSYFADMASPLALIGIGIGFKGKEALNKMKPTVVASFIKLILLPALFLPIAVWMGFQDQKLIALLIMLGSPTTASCYVMAQSMDNDEILTSSIIVLTTLFSSVSLTFWIYLLKCFALIQ
- a CDS encoding threonine synthase; this encodes MNLLYNSTRSNNETVTASQAILKGLASDGGLFVPENIPSLDVPLEQLSNLSYQEVAYEVMKQFLTDFTEEELKSCITKAYDSKFDTKEIAPIVKADGAYYLELFHGSTIAFKDMALSILPYLLTTAAKKNKVKNDIVILTATSGDTGKAALAGFADVEGTKIIVFYPKDGVSPIQEKQMVTQRGNNTYVIGIKGNFDDAQSGVKAMFGNKELAKVMDQKGYQFSSANSINIGRLVPQVVYYVYAYTRLLKNGTIKLNDPINVVVPTGNFGNILAAYFAKNMGVPINKLICASNDNKVLFDFFQTGTYDRNREFILTSSPSMDILISSNLERLIYKISGEDASKNMELMNQLKTKGVYQITDEMKAKLSDFVGGFATEEQTAFTIHSLYKKTGYVIDTHTAVAASVYNDYKTKTKDATPTIIASTASPYKFTRSVMNAIDQNYDEKTDFELVDELSKIAKTKVPQAIEDIRTAPVLHDTVCDHKDMQKEVERILNLR